Proteins encoded together in one Marinobacter sp. Arc7-DN-1 window:
- a CDS encoding DNA-3-methyladenine glycosylase I, translating into MDNPERCPWCGNDPLYVHYHDTVWGRPEYDDLALFEKLCLDGQQAGLSWITILRKQESYRAAYDHFDPETIVNYGEARVEELLADPGIIRNRLKVRSIIKNARSYLDLREQGIGFSDFLWSFVENQPVQNRWRSLAEVPTATPESEAMSKALKRAGFTFVGPTIVYAFMQATGMINDHLVQCPQHQECYLLSQ; encoded by the coding sequence ATGGATAATCCCGAACGCTGTCCCTGGTGCGGAAATGATCCGCTTTACGTGCACTATCATGACACCGTATGGGGGCGCCCCGAATACGACGACCTCGCACTGTTCGAAAAACTCTGCCTGGATGGCCAGCAGGCCGGCCTGAGCTGGATCACCATCCTGCGAAAACAGGAGAGTTACCGGGCCGCCTACGATCACTTCGATCCGGAAACAATCGTAAATTACGGTGAAGCCCGGGTGGAGGAACTGCTGGCCGACCCAGGCATCATTCGCAACCGACTAAAGGTTCGGTCGATCATCAAGAATGCCCGGAGCTATCTGGATTTGCGGGAACAAGGCATTGGCTTCAGCGATTTTCTCTGGTCCTTTGTTGAGAACCAGCCGGTTCAGAACCGCTGGCGCTCACTGGCAGAAGTGCCTACGGCAACCCCTGAATCCGAGGCCATGTCCAAAGCCCTGAAACGGGCTGGCTTTACCTTTGTCGGCCCTACCATTGTCTATGCCTTTATGCAGGCGACCGGCATGATCAACGACCACTTGGTACAGTGCCCGCAACATCAGGAATGCTATTTGCTGAGCCAATGA
- a CDS encoding DUF3429 domain-containing protein — translation MIAVARLAILVGIAGLIPFIAMIAGLFFMPQHGVALIGYFYLYSAGVLAFMAGVYWPIAMQLDNCSYPVSPLVTMLLSQVFFVAAGIGLLLPTSGQVLLYTTAYLALYLVDAGWMRAYWPVWYLRLRLVLTSVVVVCQLSATAWLFLIPAH, via the coding sequence GTGATTGCTGTAGCTAGGCTCGCCATTCTCGTTGGCATTGCCGGGCTGATCCCGTTTATCGCGATGATCGCGGGGCTGTTTTTCATGCCCCAACACGGTGTCGCGCTGATTGGTTACTTCTACCTTTACAGCGCCGGCGTCCTGGCCTTCATGGCAGGGGTGTACTGGCCCATTGCCATGCAGCTCGATAATTGCAGCTATCCGGTGTCGCCACTGGTAACCATGCTGCTCAGCCAGGTATTCTTTGTGGCCGCCGGTATTGGCTTGCTGTTGCCCACCTCGGGACAGGTCCTCCTGTACACCACCGCTTACCTGGCGCTCTACCTGGTGGATGCAGGATGGATGCGGGCGTACTGGCCGGTATGGTATCTGCGGCTACGCCTGGTGCTTACGTCGGTAGTGGTGGTATGCCAGCTGTCCGCGACAGCCTGGCTCTTCCTTATTCCAGCCCACTGA